A genomic window from Candidatus Kouleothrix ribensis includes:
- a CDS encoding SMI1/KNR4 family protein — protein sequence MSIQELVTVLTPPNVPIETGNSDSWPSIEKALETPLPSDYKEYINTFGTGIIGYLIRVLNPFSSRPLFALFFQVNEIISTRKWYKAKFGDDWCPYPLYPEPDGLLPWANTIDGDALFWYTRGRPETWPIVVAEVKSKDFEVFDLPTTSFLRQVITGGLTSNILAEIDLDRLFELPTGAS from the coding sequence ATGTCTATTCAAGAACTTGTTACAGTACTTACACCACCAAATGTGCCAATTGAAACGGGTAATTCTGATAGTTGGCCATCTATCGAGAAAGCCCTTGAAACGCCTCTTCCTAGTGACTACAAAGAATATATCAACACGTTTGGAACAGGAATTATAGGCTATCTTATTAGAGTATTAAACCCATTTTCTTCTAGACCTCTCTTTGCTCTCTTTTTTCAAGTTAATGAGATAATAAGTACGAGAAAATGGTATAAAGCTAAGTTTGGAGATGATTGGTGTCCATATCCACTATATCCTGAACCGGATGGTCTTCTTCCTTGGGCAAATACCATAGATGGCGATGCTTTATTTTGGTATACACGCGGCAGGCCAGAAACTTGGCCTATTGTTGTTGCCGAGGTCAAATCTAAAGACTTTGAAGTTTTTGATCTTCCTACAACATCGTTCTTGAGGCAAGTTATTACAGGTGGTTTGACTAGTAATATTCTTGCAGAGATTGATCTAGATCGTTTATTCGAACTTCCAACCGGTGCTAGTTAA